A genome region from Sulfitobacter pacificus includes the following:
- a CDS encoding lytic transglycosylase domain-containing protein — protein MRTSGWTFHGERPAWAGLDDSTEAEVVLASLGATPPSSRDGILSLIRTTAVRHQGNRALRLAGLSADDWQVLFRALVEAESSYNPTAVSPKGAYGLGQLMPDTARALGVDPRDPPQNLDGAARYLLAQLATFKDINLALAAYNAGPHRVVDYSGIPPFTETRDYIARIHRIRSRLAGTPIAAPDIRVADRVPARAPVLIDLQ, from the coding sequence GTGCGGACATCCGGCTGGACCTTTCATGGCGAACGACCTGCCTGGGCAGGACTGGATGATAGCACTGAGGCCGAAGTCGTTCTGGCCTCGCTGGGCGCCACGCCGCCTTCCAGTCGCGACGGCATCCTCTCCCTGATCCGCACTACTGCCGTCCGCCACCAGGGGAACCGTGCCCTGCGCCTAGCTGGTCTGAGTGCCGACGACTGGCAGGTCTTGTTCCGCGCCCTGGTAGAAGCTGAAAGCAGCTACAATCCGACTGCCGTGAGCCCCAAGGGTGCCTATGGTCTTGGCCAGCTGATGCCGGATACTGCCCGTGCGCTCGGCGTCGATCCGCGCGACCCGCCCCAGAACCTCGACGGCGCCGCACGCTATCTGCTCGCGCAGCTGGCCACATTCAAGGACATCAACCTGGCGCTCGCAGCCTACAACGCCGGGCCGCACCGCGTGGTCGATTATTCCGGCATCCCGCCTTTCACCGAGACTCGCGACTACATCGCGCGCATCCATCGGATCCGGTCCCGGCTGGCAGGCACACCCATTGCTGCTCCGGACATCCGCGTCGCAGACCGGGTTCCAGCCCGCGCGCCGGTCCTCATCGATCTTCAGTAA
- a CDS encoding TrbC/VirB2 family protein: MLRHRLSRLLPVATTLAAFATPALAQDLSPIQTMLETVEAALTGPIGIAVATLAVIGTGFMCMMGRLNWGWFASVIIGIVLIFSAGTIVDGFS, translated from the coding sequence ATGCTTCGACATCGCCTCAGCCGCCTCTTGCCTGTCGCCACAACCCTGGCGGCTTTCGCAACGCCAGCCCTCGCGCAAGACTTGTCACCGATCCAGACCATGCTGGAAACCGTCGAGGCCGCGCTGACCGGTCCGATCGGGATCGCGGTCGCCACGCTCGCTGTCATCGGCACCGGCTTCATGTGCATGATGGGCCGGCTGAACTGGGGCTGGTTCGCCTCGGTCATCATCGGGATCGTGCTGATCTTCTCGGCCGGCACCATCGTCGACGGCTTCTCCTGA
- a CDS encoding type IV secretion system protein VirB3 — MAERSPLFLGLARPPKYLGLPVGYLVVLATGVVLPFIWTKSMVFFLIGLVAYPILWFVADREPHFFEVLRVSYGSVRPTKNRAMHGGDSFGA; from the coding sequence TTGGCAGAACGATCCCCCCTTTTTCTGGGCCTCGCCCGACCGCCCAAGTATCTAGGCCTCCCTGTCGGATACCTCGTGGTGCTGGCGACCGGGGTCGTTCTGCCGTTCATCTGGACCAAGTCGATGGTGTTCTTCCTGATCGGCCTTGTCGCCTATCCGATCCTCTGGTTCGTCGCCGACCGCGAGCCGCATTTCTTCGAGGTTCTGCGCGTCTCCTACGGCTCGGTCCGCCCGACGAAGAACCGGGCCATGCACGGAGGCGACAGCTTTGGCGCTTGA
- a CDS encoding type IV secretion system protein B4, which yields MALDAGTLSTHGTALLQAGGREFARESYLAEHLPYFALADDDVMVLREGDLLATLRLDGLNPMTTEDARLDALKRAVAAIVAQTGNAFGFYIHRISVPQDLGMRPIEGDSFAAAIDARWQAHVKDLRPAKRQLYLSVIRRPDISARIPLLRALARKAWVKDRATRLQELNEVMGFFEVALASANPVRLTKSGGEWLGYLNTLNAGSFSPIAFGQSALPLSHTLSNCRATFDGDVVTLTDAVTGEVKYGALFSMKTYPALTDVTLLDALDLPLDIVLTNSFSPIPNNIMAERIQRIIRQMHASDDAAVSLREQLGQAADDQEAGRIAFGDHHLSIAVYAPDRDTLERAAAQIKRVGQEIMSVIVRENMALKATYFAQSPGNFGYRARKTPISSINFADFAALHGSVEGRGPDQSPWGQTISVLPTVGTSGCRFNFHEAGSPGKEPTVGHTLVLGRTGTGKTLTTAFLAAQAQRVGARLFFFDKDRGLEMAVRALGGRYNEIRAGVPTGLNPLATETDERGRAWLSDWLATLLTRNGTLSGEQSRHIQSAVGQNADAGAALQRFVSFETLFQSLDDDGELQSRVAEWAPGGRYGWVFDEPERGAGLKLTGDIVGFDMTEILDMTTERMAVLSYIFRQIERVVEDRRPTIIVLDEAWKLLDDPYFGARLENWLVTLRKMNCVVIMMTQYPSQLRDSRVGKTIVETVPTQILFPNDRATISDYDFLRVNAKEAALLVQPTIGQRIALVRSAGDSVFVDADLSALGDLLPILGGGATGEARVPADWRANPDFWRHVI from the coding sequence TTGGCGCTTGACGCAGGCACTCTTTCCACTCATGGAACGGCACTCCTCCAAGCGGGCGGCAGGGAGTTCGCGCGGGAGAGTTATCTCGCCGAACACCTGCCGTATTTCGCGCTCGCGGATGACGATGTGATGGTGCTGCGCGAGGGCGACCTCTTGGCGACCCTGCGCCTTGATGGTCTGAACCCGATGACCACTGAGGACGCCCGGCTCGACGCGCTCAAACGCGCGGTCGCGGCCATCGTCGCCCAGACCGGCAATGCCTTCGGCTTCTACATCCACCGGATCTCCGTGCCGCAGGATCTCGGGATGCGCCCCATCGAGGGAGATAGCTTTGCCGCCGCGATTGATGCGCGCTGGCAGGCCCATGTCAAAGACCTGCGCCCCGCCAAGCGCCAACTCTATCTCAGCGTCATCCGGCGGCCTGATATCTCGGCGCGCATTCCACTCTTGCGGGCGCTGGCCCGCAAGGCCTGGGTCAAGGATCGCGCGACACGCCTGCAGGAGCTTAACGAGGTCATGGGCTTCTTCGAGGTGGCACTTGCCTCGGCCAATCCCGTCAGGCTCACTAAGTCGGGCGGTGAATGGCTGGGCTATCTCAACACGCTGAATGCCGGCAGCTTCTCCCCCATCGCCTTCGGGCAAAGTGCCCTGCCTCTGTCGCACACCCTGAGCAACTGCCGCGCGACCTTCGACGGCGACGTCGTCACCCTGACCGACGCCGTGACCGGCGAGGTCAAATACGGCGCGCTCTTTTCGATGAAGACCTACCCCGCACTCACGGATGTCACGCTTCTCGATGCGCTCGACCTGCCCCTCGACATCGTGCTTACGAATTCCTTCAGCCCGATCCCGAACAACATCATGGCCGAACGCATCCAACGGATCATCCGCCAAATGCACGCCTCCGACGACGCCGCCGTCTCCTTGCGTGAACAACTCGGCCAGGCCGCGGACGACCAGGAGGCAGGACGCATTGCCTTCGGGGACCATCATCTCTCCATCGCGGTCTATGCGCCAGACCGCGACACGCTCGAGCGTGCTGCCGCCCAGATCAAGCGCGTCGGCCAGGAGATCATGTCGGTGATCGTGCGCGAAAACATGGCGCTGAAAGCCACCTACTTCGCACAATCCCCCGGCAACTTCGGCTACCGGGCGCGCAAGACGCCGATCTCCTCGATCAACTTCGCAGATTTCGCGGCGCTTCACGGCAGCGTCGAGGGGCGCGGGCCGGACCAGTCGCCCTGGGGTCAGACCATTTCGGTCCTGCCGACGGTCGGCACCTCTGGTTGTCGCTTCAATTTCCACGAGGCGGGCAGCCCTGGCAAGGAACCGACCGTCGGCCACACCCTCGTTCTGGGACGCACCGGCACCGGCAAGACGCTCACCACCGCCTTCCTCGCGGCGCAGGCGCAACGGGTCGGCGCTCGGCTCTTCTTCTTCGACAAGGATCGCGGCCTCGAGATGGCCGTGCGCGCCCTCGGAGGCCGCTACAACGAAATCCGGGCCGGTGTTCCCACGGGGCTGAACCCGCTTGCGACCGAGACCGATGAGCGTGGCCGCGCCTGGCTCTCGGACTGGCTTGCGACCCTTCTCACGCGCAATGGCACGCTCTCGGGCGAGCAATCCCGCCATATCCAGAGTGCCGTCGGGCAGAACGCCGATGCGGGCGCGGCGCTGCAACGCTTCGTTAGTTTCGAGACGCTGTTTCAATCGCTTGATGATGATGGCGAGTTGCAAAGCCGCGTCGCCGAATGGGCGCCGGGTGGGCGCTACGGTTGGGTCTTTGACGAACCCGAACGCGGGGCGGGTCTCAAGCTCACGGGCGACATCGTCGGGTTTGATATGACCGAGATCCTCGACATGACCACCGAGCGCATGGCGGTGCTCTCCTACATCTTCCGCCAGATCGAACGCGTGGTCGAGGATCGCCGCCCCACCATCATCGTGCTCGACGAGGCCTGGAAGCTCTTGGACGATCCCTACTTTGGGGCGCGACTCGAAAACTGGCTGGTGACGCTGCGCAAGATGAACTGCGTCGTCATCATGATGACGCAATATCCAAGCCAGCTGCGCGACAGCCGCGTCGGCAAGACCATCGTCGAGACAGTACCGACCCAGATCCTCTTCCCGAACGACCGCGCCACAATCTCGGATTACGATTTCCTCCGCGTGAACGCCAAAGAGGCGGCCCTTCTCGTCCAGCCCACCATCGGCCAGCGCATCGCGCTTGTGCGCTCGGCGGGCGATAGCGTCTTCGTCGATGCCGATCTCTCCGCGCTTGGAGACCTCCTTCCCATCCTTGGCGGCGGTGCCACCGGCGAGGCCCGCGTGCCTGCCGATTGGCGCGCCAATCCCGATTTCTGGAGACATGTGATATGA
- a CDS encoding lytic transglycosylase domain-containing protein yields MNRAAIISARLCLSLGALPALAQGVPTQDNSAIGRAIARVTALAEDLGVQQGKDRTESTLADVQADQLRVLEEMTAAITGPGFDIRALEGNADFGVAAVYPNTDPSPMNSRLFGEGRETVEMMIVEVAGEFAGAPGMARAGLSATQWRCLFQALIKQESRFNVAAQSPVGAYGLTQLMPGTASDLGVDRYDVKDNLRGGARYITTQLNRFGNIPHALAAYNAGPGRVIEYGGVPPFAETQGYVRNISKFYNEYLAVVGGANALGTLSPSDFALAEYASISEAGVYYAADSSATTEQVINRLRAIILQIDAQPNAKAAWELNTYAKAEIGRILNLRVRLMAANQQREAAYAQHLVADRLAERDFMQMGVPE; encoded by the coding sequence ATGAACCGCGCCGCGATCATATCCGCCCGGCTCTGCCTCAGCCTTGGCGCCCTGCCCGCGCTAGCCCAGGGCGTGCCGACGCAGGATAATTCCGCGATCGGTCGCGCCATCGCGCGGGTGACGGCGCTTGCCGAAGATCTTGGCGTCCAGCAGGGCAAGGATCGGACAGAGTCGACCCTGGCGGACGTTCAGGCCGACCAGCTGCGCGTCCTCGAGGAGATGACCGCCGCCATCACCGGTCCCGGCTTCGATATCCGCGCGCTCGAGGGTAATGCAGATTTCGGGGTGGCGGCGGTCTATCCCAATACCGATCCAAGCCCGATGAACAGCCGCCTTTTCGGCGAAGGCCGTGAGACCGTCGAGATGATGATCGTCGAGGTGGCAGGCGAATTCGCTGGCGCACCCGGTATGGCCCGCGCCGGTCTCTCAGCCACCCAGTGGCGCTGCCTTTTCCAGGCCCTGATCAAGCAGGAAAGCCGCTTCAACGTCGCCGCACAAAGCCCGGTCGGAGCCTATGGCCTGACTCAGCTCATGCCCGGCACCGCCTCCGATCTCGGCGTCGACCGCTATGACGTGAAAGACAACTTGCGCGGTGGCGCGCGCTACATCACGACCCAGCTCAACCGTTTCGGCAATATCCCCCATGCGCTCGCGGCCTATAACGCGGGCCCGGGCCGGGTGATCGAATACGGTGGCGTGCCGCCTTTTGCCGAGACCCAAGGCTACGTCCGCAACATCTCGAAGTTCTACAACGAATACCTCGCCGTTGTGGGTGGCGCCAATGCGCTCGGCACGCTCTCGCCCTCGGATTTTGCGCTCGCCGAATATGCCAGCATCTCCGAGGCCGGCGTCTATTACGCCGCCGACAGTTCCGCCACGACCGAACAGGTCATCAACCGGTTGCGCGCGATCATCCTGCAGATCGATGCGCAACCCAATGCCAAGGCGGCCTGGGAGCTCAACACCTACGCCAAGGCCGAGATCGGCCGCATCCTCAATCTCCGCGTCCGGCTGATGGCGGCAAACCAGCAACGCGAGGCGGCCTATGCACAGCACCTCGTCGCCGACCGGCTGGCCGAGCGCGATTTCATGCAGATGGGAGTTCCCGAATGA
- a CDS encoding type IV secretion system protein, producing the protein MRHLLLTAAAVTTLGFASPATAQGVPTFDGSALQQFVAQLEHMAEDLNVQMQQLATMRLELETQLSQLTNLEAQLTSLIEGSGLGELFATVEEFRALRGKLVAPLNTAQSLASGDFLSGFNPGAELSASVERVLSGSGFTSERLSTLSGSDQPADNRIATSAGASAMLSVAAQESHEEAGQSLARLETMVGLIDDQDGLKAAVDLNTRVTAELGIILTQIWRLEAAQGVSAGQLGVVDAATLADERKFRSMAVDP; encoded by the coding sequence ATGAGACACCTTCTCCTGACCGCCGCGGCGGTCACTACACTCGGGTTTGCCTCGCCCGCCACGGCCCAAGGCGTTCCGACTTTCGATGGTTCAGCGCTACAGCAGTTCGTGGCGCAGCTCGAGCACATGGCCGAGGACCTGAACGTCCAGATGCAGCAGCTCGCGACCATGCGGCTGGAACTGGAAACCCAGCTCTCGCAGTTGACGAACCTCGAGGCGCAACTGACCTCCCTCATCGAGGGCAGCGGGTTGGGAGAACTCTTCGCCACCGTCGAGGAGTTCCGCGCGCTGCGTGGCAAGCTGGTGGCCCCGCTCAACACCGCGCAATCGCTGGCGAGCGGCGATTTCCTGAGCGGCTTCAATCCGGGCGCAGAACTCTCGGCCTCGGTCGAGCGCGTGCTTTCAGGCAGCGGCTTCACCTCGGAACGATTGAGCACGCTTTCGGGCTCCGATCAGCCCGCAGACAACCGCATCGCCACCTCGGCCGGGGCCAGCGCCATGTTGTCCGTCGCCGCGCAGGAAAGCCACGAGGAGGCGGGTCAAAGCCTCGCGCGGCTCGAGACCATGGTCGGGCTCATCGACGATCAGGACGGCTTGAAGGCCGCCGTCGATCTCAACACCCGCGTCACCGCCGAGCTCGGCATCATCCTGACCCAGATCTGGCGGCTGGAAGCGGCGCAAGGCGTCAGTGCCGGCCAGCTTGGCGTCGTCGATGCTGCGACCCTCGCGGACGAGCGCAAGTTCCGGTCGATGGCGGTGGATCCATGA
- a CDS encoding type IV secretion system protein codes for MGVIRDILSQVDTAVDTVAQDGFVSSAGAVGDVISAGAALLVVLLGINAVMQLRPLPFGTGFAFGMKVALVGIFAQSWDNFSVIYDIVTRVPDSVGASILALTGSGDEAGVYESLDNMVARITAYGDTIGDRAGWVFGAVLGAIFFVLSAVFAAVTAGIIAFARIVFALMIVIAPFMIVTSLFKPTQSLFEAWTRATIGYALMPVAAAGAAGIIVAIAEAIGDASADPAAVETVSLILPFLVILILSAGIMASVPYIASNLTGVVGIASNAVGLTGLARQGFVNTREYGTGAASRLVTGKSPHELNQIANAGVVKTGELIRQSPGALLSAAKAFRKP; via the coding sequence ATGGGCGTTATTCGCGACATCCTGAGTCAGGTCGACACCGCGGTGGATACCGTGGCGCAGGACGGCTTTGTCTCCTCGGCGGGTGCCGTCGGCGACGTCATTTCCGCCGGGGCCGCGCTCCTTGTCGTGCTTCTCGGGATCAACGCGGTGATGCAACTCCGTCCCCTGCCCTTCGGCACCGGCTTTGCTTTCGGAATGAAGGTCGCGCTCGTGGGGATATTCGCGCAGAGCTGGGACAATTTCAGCGTCATCTATGACATCGTCACGCGGGTGCCCGACTCCGTCGGCGCCTCGATCCTCGCCCTCACTGGTTCGGGCGACGAGGCCGGGGTCTATGAGAGCCTCGACAACATGGTCGCACGCATCACCGCCTATGGCGACACGATCGGCGACCGCGCGGGCTGGGTTTTCGGCGCAGTCCTGGGCGCCATCTTTTTCGTCCTCTCCGCCGTTTTCGCCGCCGTCACCGCCGGGATCATCGCCTTCGCCCGCATCGTCTTCGCGCTGATGATCGTGATCGCCCCCTTCATGATCGTGACCTCGCTCTTCAAACCGACCCAATCCCTCTTCGAGGCCTGGACCCGCGCCACCATCGGCTATGCGCTCATGCCCGTCGCCGCCGCCGGGGCCGCAGGCATCATCGTCGCCATCGCCGAAGCCATTGGAGATGCCTCTGCCGACCCGGCCGCCGTAGAGACCGTCAGCCTCATCCTGCCCTTTCTCGTCATCCTGATCCTCAGCGCCGGGATCATGGCCTCGGTCCCCTATATCGCGTCCAACCTCACCGGCGTCGTCGGCATTGCCTCGAATGCCGTGGGCCTGACCGGGCTCGCGCGGCAGGGTTTCGTGAACACGCGGGAGTATGGCACGGGTGCCGCCTCGCGCCTCGTCACCGGCAAGTCCCCGCATGAGCTGAACCAAATAGCCAATGCGGGCGTGGTGAAGACAGGTGAGTTGATCCGGCAAAGCCCCGGCGCGCTACTCAGCGCCGCCAAGGCCTTCCGCAAACCCTGA
- a CDS encoding virB8 family protein yields MKKLVTSSSAPDRDAFEADFIYGPRRRERFAWFVAAAGVLVGVAGMVAGASLFPLKTTETFVVVVDKETGDMDRVAAVQALTLSESDAIIQANLVAYVDDRETYDLTDGEQRINSVLDRSDGDAARTLRDLWSSTNEDYPITVYGRDAKIEVVIKSVNQIERGVAQVRFTRTLRRPRDTRTVTRSYVATVGYDFQPETRQRLQDVWANPLGFVVTSYRVDAETLEN; encoded by the coding sequence TTGAAGAAACTTGTGACCAGTTCCTCCGCGCCCGACCGCGACGCTTTCGAGGCGGATTTCATCTACGGGCCAAGACGGCGCGAACGCTTTGCATGGTTCGTCGCGGCGGCAGGCGTGCTGGTTGGCGTGGCCGGCATGGTCGCGGGCGCGAGCCTCTTTCCGCTGAAAACGACCGAGACCTTCGTCGTCGTGGTCGACAAGGAAACCGGTGACATGGACCGCGTGGCCGCCGTACAGGCGCTGACGCTCTCGGAGAGCGACGCCATCATCCAGGCCAATCTCGTGGCCTATGTCGATGATCGCGAGACCTATGACCTGACCGATGGCGAGCAGCGCATCAACTCGGTGCTCGACCGCTCGGATGGCGACGCCGCCCGCACGCTGCGCGATCTCTGGTCCTCCACCAACGAGGACTACCCGATCACGGTCTATGGCCGTGACGCCAAGATCGAGGTGGTCATCAAGTCCGTGAACCAGATCGAGCGCGGCGTGGCCCAGGTCCGCTTCACCCGCACGCTGCGCCGGCCGCGCGACACGCGCACCGTCACCCGGTCCTATGTCGCCACTGTCGGCTACGACTTCCAACCCGAAACCCGCCAGCGCCTTCAGGACGTCTGGGCCAACCCCTTGGGCTTCGTGGTGACTTCCTACCGCGTCGACGCCGAGACCCTGGAGAACTGA
- a CDS encoding TrbG/VirB9 family P-type conjugative transfer protein, with product MKSLPALLLALALPLAANAEATPQGGPLDIRIRTAVYNENQVYRIETDLRHSTTIHFGAGERFEAVIVGDTESFQVDPIPELGNVLTIKPHVANASTNMTVITNRRTYSFHLREGSIPNRTGMFFEVRFRYPDEERRAASATQPKGFEAPRNYNYRVSGEGDFRPSHIYDDGRYTYFVFPENGRQPALFKADDQGRERTVNWTQQGNTVRVLGVNTYWTLRIGDEAICAWRDESAIYVSN from the coding sequence ATGAAATCCCTGCCCGCGCTCCTCCTGGCGCTTGCCCTTCCTCTTGCCGCCAATGCCGAGGCCACGCCGCAAGGCGGCCCGCTCGACATCCGCATCCGCACCGCCGTCTACAATGAAAACCAGGTCTACCGGATCGAGACCGATCTGCGGCATTCGACCACGATTCATTTCGGGGCGGGGGAACGGTTCGAGGCGGTGATTGTCGGCGACACCGAGAGCTTCCAGGTTGATCCGATCCCCGAGCTTGGCAATGTGCTCACGATCAAACCGCATGTGGCCAATGCCTCGACCAACATGACGGTGATCACCAACCGCCGCACCTATTCCTTCCATCTGCGCGAGGGCTCGATCCCGAACCGCACCGGCATGTTCTTCGAGGTGCGCTTCCGTTACCCCGACGAGGAGCGCCGCGCGGCGAGTGCCACCCAGCCCAAGGGCTTTGAGGCCCCGCGCAACTACAACTACCGCGTCTCGGGAGAAGGGGATTTCCGCCCCAGCCATATCTACGACGACGGGCGCTACACGTATTTCGTCTTTCCGGAGAATGGCCGCCAGCCCGCCCTTTTCAAGGCCGATGACCAGGGCCGCGAGCGCACGGTGAACTGGACCCAGCAAGGCAACACCGTCCGGGTGCTCGGGGTGAACACCTACTGGACGCTGCGCATCGGCGACGAGGCGATCTGCGCCTGGCGCGACGAAAGCGCGATCTACGTGAGCAACTGA
- a CDS encoding TrbI/VirB10 family protein — translation MADQTPPDLQDRLDQFSQRGKSKRRGTSLGVGALAAALAVGGAGVAYFLATGLQEGDSALETSDVETFQDRRPGTGGRLEFPPDETEQRVNDALIAVEEALDVPAAPAPEPSAEVLAEIAKLREALAASQAARNSEIQSAVSDLREAFDEQKAALEATLAAKETELANLQRQTETRIEGLQAMLDAERAQREGLEAELDREGLIADQRLLEERRRQEEEQRQREAERVAEELLTAQIKSPAVVFADGPRGGQSGAAVADPAAAGTGGPVLSGNEQFLQSARPLEVQEAARLTHPERTLTQGSVIQAALQTAINSDLPGSVVAVVSEPVPAFSGDRILIPRGSRLFGQYRSGIEMNQKRILILWTRVLTPDGTSMEIAAVGGDQLGRSGLTGLVDTKFAERFGGAALISVIGAAPAVAAESANNETTSIVLGDVGSDLQDAVGSVIADQVSIAPTIYVDQGASVTVLVDRDVVIY, via the coding sequence ATGGCCGATCAAACCCCTCCCGACCTGCAGGACCGTCTCGACCAGTTCAGCCAGCGCGGCAAATCCAAACGCCGGGGCACCAGCCTCGGGGTCGGTGCCCTCGCCGCCGCCCTCGCCGTCGGCGGGGCCGGGGTCGCGTATTTCCTGGCGACCGGCCTGCAAGAGGGCGATAGCGCGCTCGAAACCTCCGACGTCGAAACCTTCCAGGACCGCCGGCCCGGCACCGGCGGGCGGCTGGAGTTTCCACCCGACGAGACCGAGCAACGGGTCAATGACGCGCTGATCGCCGTCGAGGAAGCCCTCGACGTACCAGCCGCCCCGGCCCCCGAGCCAAGCGCCGAGGTGTTGGCCGAGATCGCCAAGCTCCGCGAGGCCCTCGCCGCCAGCCAGGCCGCCCGCAACTCGGAAATCCAATCCGCCGTTTCGGACCTGCGCGAGGCCTTCGATGAACAGAAGGCGGCGCTTGAAGCGACGCTCGCCGCCAAGGAAACCGAACTCGCTAACCTCCAACGCCAGACCGAGACCCGCATCGAAGGGCTGCAGGCCATGCTCGATGCCGAACGGGCGCAGCGCGAGGGGCTCGAGGCCGAGCTTGACCGCGAAGGGCTGATTGCCGATCAGCGGCTTCTCGAAGAACGCCGGCGTCAGGAAGAGGAGCAGCGCCAGCGCGAGGCTGAACGGGTCGCCGAGGAGCTTCTGACCGCGCAGATCAAATCCCCCGCCGTAGTCTTTGCCGACGGTCCACGGGGTGGCCAAAGTGGCGCGGCGGTCGCCGATCCTGCTGCCGCTGGAACCGGGGGCCCGGTCCTGTCAGGAAACGAGCAGTTCCTGCAGAGTGCGCGGCCGCTCGAGGTGCAGGAGGCCGCCCGCCTCACCCATCCCGAACGCACGTTGACCCAAGGGTCTGTCATCCAGGCGGCGCTCCAGACCGCCATCAACAGCGATCTGCCCGGGTCTGTCGTGGCGGTGGTCTCCGAGCCGGTCCCGGCCTTCTCCGGGGACCGGATCCTGATCCCCCGGGGCTCCCGCCTTTTTGGCCAATACCGCTCCGGGATCGAGATGAACCAGAAGCGCATCCTGATCCTCTGGACCCGCGTCCTGACCCCGGACGGTACCTCGATGGAGATCGCCGCCGTGGGCGGCGATCAGCTTGGCCGCTCGGGCCTAACCGGTCTCGTTGACACCAAGTTTGCCGAGCGCTTCGGCGGAGCTGCACTGATTTCCGTGATCGGAGCCGCGCCTGCGGTGGCGGCGGAAAGCGCCAACAATGAAACCACCAGCATCGTCCTGGGCGATGTTGGCAGCGATCTTCAGGACGCGGTCGGATCGGTCATCGCCGACCAGGTGTCGATCGCGCCGACGATCTATGTCGATCAAGGCGCGTCGGTCACCGTGCTCGTGGACCGGGATGTGGTGATTTACTGA
- the virB11 gene encoding P-type DNA transfer ATPase VirB11 has translation MDQASPASYLERYLDPFRDLLRRDDVVEIAINPDGKVWLEVAGDATMRHDGQTVDRTTALNMAQTIVGDAKARVSEKNPLVSGKVEYAGRPLRVQVAVPPAIDRGASITIRLFASGSVRDYTPTYLFGKAVSLDALRAEKMKNIASLAEENLEAALRTLVEAQLNVLISGGTSTGKTTFARHLLTHVNEHERLITIEDAFELFPGQPNTVALLADRGAGSQRSANALLQASLRMRPDRIIVGELRGAEALTYLEAINTGHGGSVSTIHAETAALAIDRLAIMVLQAGTPLTFAEVREYIRKSIDVIVQLGRAEGKRGITEFYLPGS, from the coding sequence ATGGATCAGGCATCACCAGCCTCATACCTCGAGCGCTATCTCGACCCGTTCCGCGACCTCCTAAGGCGTGACGACGTGGTCGAGATCGCGATCAACCCGGATGGCAAGGTCTGGCTCGAGGTCGCGGGCGACGCCACCATGCGCCACGACGGCCAGACCGTGGACCGGACCACAGCCCTCAACATGGCCCAGACCATCGTCGGCGACGCCAAGGCCCGCGTCTCTGAAAAGAACCCCCTCGTCTCCGGCAAGGTGGAATATGCGGGCCGTCCCCTCCGGGTCCAGGTTGCCGTACCGCCCGCCATCGATCGCGGCGCCTCGATCACCATCCGCCTCTTCGCGTCGGGCAGCGTCCGAGACTACACACCCACCTATCTCTTCGGCAAGGCCGTCTCGCTCGATGCACTCCGCGCCGAGAAGATGAAGAACATTGCCAGTCTCGCCGAGGAGAACCTCGAGGCGGCGCTGCGGACTCTGGTCGAGGCCCAGCTCAATGTCCTGATCAGTGGCGGCACCTCGACCGGCAAGACCACCTTCGCCCGGCACCTTCTGACGCATGTAAACGAACACGAACGGCTGATCACCATCGAAGACGCCTTCGAACTCTTCCCCGGCCAACCAAACACCGTCGCTCTCCTGGCCGACCGAGGTGCCGGTTCACAACGCAGCGCCAACGCCCTCCTCCAAGCCTCCCTCCGCATGCGCCCCGACCGGATCATCGTCGGCGAGCTGCGCGGCGCCGAGGCCCTGACTTATCTCGAGGCCATCAACACCGGCCATGGCGGGTCGGTCTCCACCATCCACGCTGAAACCGCTGCACTTGCCATCGATCGGCTTGCGATCATGGTGCTGCAGGCTGGCACGCCGCTGACCTTCGCCGAAGTTCGGGAATATATCCGGAAATCCATCGATGTAATCGTGCAGCTGGGGCGGGCCGAAGGGAAGCGGGGGATTACGGAATTCTATCTGCCGGGGTCTTGA